The region CTCGGTTATGTCGATCTGCAGAAGGCTCTGAATCTTTCCGAGTCGGGCAAAGCCGCCAAGGAGAAGATTCAGAAGAAAGTCAAGGAGCACGAGGGGACGATCGATGCCCGGCAGAAAGAGCTGAAAAAGCTCAAGGACGAACTGGAAAAGCAGGCGCTGCTGCTTTCCGACGAAGCCAGAGGCGCCAAGGAGCGGGATTACCAGCAGAAGCTGAAGGAATTCCAGCGCTACACCAAGGACATCCAGGAGGAGCTGCAACAGAGAGATGCAGATTTTACCCGGCAGATTCTCGAAGAGCTGTTCGCGGTGATCAAAGGGATCGGCGAGAAGGAAGGCTATACCATGATTTTCGAGCAGTCTGAAAGTTCCTTGCTCTATGCCGACGACAAGATCGACCTGACCGACAAGGTCATCAAGGCCTACGACGCCCAGGCCAAAAAAGGCAATGGCAAATAAGGAGGGGCGGGTGGCAACGCTCGGGGAGTTGGCCGAACTGGTAGGGGGGACCGTTGTCGGCGATGCGGATCTCAGCATACGGCGCGTTGCCTCGATTGCCGAGGCACAGACTGAGGAGATTACCTTCGTCGCCAATCCCAAATACCTGCCTTTATTGCAGGAGACGCGGGCGTCGGCGGTCATTGCTGCCCCGGGTGTCGAGGCCCCCCATCTCTCCGTGCTCGTCTGCCGCAACCCTTATCTGGCTTTTGCCAAGATCCTTACCTATCTGCAGGTTCAGCGCCCGTCCCCGCAGGGAGTGATGGCCGGCGCCTGGGTGCATCCGAGCGCCAGTCTCGGCGAAGGAATCACGGTTCATCCCGGCTGCGTCGTCGGCGAAAACGTCACCATCGGTACGGGGACGATTCTCTATCCCGGTGTTATCGTCTATGCCGATGTCGTGATTGGCGAGGATTGCACTCTGCACGCCGGAGTCATCGTGCGTGAAGGTTGCCGGATCGGCAACCGGGTCATTCTGCAGCCTTCGGCGGTGATCGGCGCCGATGGCTTCGGGTTCGCCCCGGACGGCGCCCGTTATTATAAAATTCCGCAGGTCGGCATCGTCGAGCTCGAAGACGACGTTGAAATCGGCGCCTGCTCCTGCGTCGACCGGGCCGCCCTTGGGGTCACCCGGATTCGGCGCGGGGTGAAAATCGACAATCTGGTTCAGATCGGACACAACGTTGTGGTTGGTGAGGACACCGTCATTGTTGCCCAGGTGGGTGTTGCCGGCAGCACCGAGATCGGCAGGCACTGCACCTTCGGTGGCCAGGCAGGAACGGCCGGCCATATCAAGATTGGCGACAATGTGATGGTTGGCGGCCAGAGCGGCGTGACCGGCAGCGTCGGCCCGAATCAGGTTCTCTCCGGCACTCCGGTGATGCCGCATAGGGAGTGGCTCAAGGCATCCATGAGTTTTGCCCGGCTCCCTGAGCTGCGCAAGGATGTCACCCGCATGAAACGCCAACTCGAAGAGCTTGAGATGCTGATCAAGGAGAGGTAGAAGGCATGGTTCTCAATACGCATGACATCATGAAAATGCTGCCCCACCGTTATCCCTTTCTCCTGGTTGACCGTATCGTCGAATTGGAGGAGGGCAAGCGGGTGGTGGGAATCAAAAACGTCACCATCAACGAGCCTTTTTTTCAGGGGCATTTCCCCGGGCACCCGATCATGCCGGGTGTGCTTATCATCGAAGCGATGGCCCAGGTCGGCGGCGTCTTCGCCATGCTTACCGACAAGATTAGCGATGATAAAGTGACCTACTTCGCCGGAATCGATAATGCCCGTTTCCGCAAGCCGGTTGTCCCTGGAGATGTGCTGCGCCTTGAGTTGGAACTGATAAACTGTCGCCGTGGCCTCTACTGTTTCCAGGGCAAGGCCTACGTCGGTGACACTCTCGTGGCCGAGGCCGAACTCAAAGCCACTTTCGCTTCCCGTTAGGATGCTCTCGCCCATGATCCATCCAACTGCCATAGTCCATCCCTCTGCCCGCATCGATGATGGTGTTCAAATTGCACCATTTGCTGTAATCGGGGAACATGTGGCCATCGCCGCGGGTACCACTGTCGGTCCGCACGCCGTGATCGAAGGGTGGACGGAAATAGGCCGCGACAACCAGATATTTCAGTTCGCCTCGGTCGGCGCCGCACCGCAGGACCTCAAGTTCCACGGTGAGAAAACCACCCTGCGTCTCGGCGATCGCAATATTGTCCGCGAATTCGTCACCCTGCACCGTGGTACCGAGAGCGGTGGGGGCGAGACGGTTATCGGCAACGACAACCTGTTTCTTGCCTATTCCCATGTCGCGCATGACTGTCACGTTGGCAGCAGGGTTATTCTTTCGAACGGCGCCAATCTGGCCGGACATGTTCAGGTGGATGACTTCGCCATTCTCAGCGGACTTTGTGCAGTCCACCAGTTCACCCGCATTGGCGCCCATGCCATGGTCGCCGGGGGAGCCATGGTCAACCAGGATGTCGCACCCTACACCATCGTTCAGGGGGACCGGGCTAAAACCGTGGGTATCAATCTCGTTGGCTTGCAGCGCCGCGGTTTTTCGGACGAAGCTGTTCGCACCATCAAGAAGGCCTACAAGCTGGTTTTCCGTTCCAGACTGCGGCTCGAGGATGCTCTCGATAAAATTGCCCAGGACCTTGGCGAAGGACCGGAACTCAATGTCTTTACCGACTTCATCCGGCAGAGTCAGCGGGGTATTGCTCGATGATGGAAGGAGCCTGAACAGATGAGCAGACTGCGTGCAGGGGTAATCGGGGTCGGTTATCTGG is a window of Desulfuromonadales bacterium DNA encoding:
- a CDS encoding OmpH family outer membrane protein, whose product is MKRLITMLLVFSLLAAGPALAAEAKLGYVDLQKALNLSESGKAAKEKIQKKVKEHEGTIDARQKELKKLKDELEKQALLLSDEARGAKERDYQQKLKEFQRYTKDIQEELQQRDADFTRQILEELFAVIKGIGEKEGYTMIFEQSESSLLYADDKIDLTDKVIKAYDAQAKKGNGK
- the lpxD gene encoding UDP-3-O-(3-hydroxymyristoyl)glucosamine N-acyltransferase, translating into MATLGELAELVGGTVVGDADLSIRRVASIAEAQTEEITFVANPKYLPLLQETRASAVIAAPGVEAPHLSVLVCRNPYLAFAKILTYLQVQRPSPQGVMAGAWVHPSASLGEGITVHPGCVVGENVTIGTGTILYPGVIVYADVVIGEDCTLHAGVIVREGCRIGNRVILQPSAVIGADGFGFAPDGARYYKIPQVGIVELEDDVEIGACSCVDRAALGVTRIRRGVKIDNLVQIGHNVVVGEDTVIVAQVGVAGSTEIGRHCTFGGQAGTAGHIKIGDNVMVGGQSGVTGSVGPNQVLSGTPVMPHREWLKASMSFARLPELRKDVTRMKRQLEELEMLIKER
- the fabZ gene encoding 3-hydroxyacyl-ACP dehydratase FabZ, producing the protein MVLNTHDIMKMLPHRYPFLLVDRIVELEEGKRVVGIKNVTINEPFFQGHFPGHPIMPGVLIIEAMAQVGGVFAMLTDKISDDKVTYFAGIDNARFRKPVVPGDVLRLELELINCRRGLYCFQGKAYVGDTLVAEAELKATFASR
- the lpxA gene encoding acyl-ACP--UDP-N-acetylglucosamine O-acyltransferase, producing the protein MIHPTAIVHPSARIDDGVQIAPFAVIGEHVAIAAGTTVGPHAVIEGWTEIGRDNQIFQFASVGAAPQDLKFHGEKTTLRLGDRNIVREFVTLHRGTESGGGETVIGNDNLFLAYSHVAHDCHVGSRVILSNGANLAGHVQVDDFAILSGLCAVHQFTRIGAHAMVAGGAMVNQDVAPYTIVQGDRAKTVGINLVGLQRRGFSDEAVRTIKKAYKLVFRSRLRLEDALDKIAQDLGEGPELNVFTDFIRQSQRGIAR